A single genomic interval of Streptomyces showdoensis harbors:
- a CDS encoding glycosyltransferase family 2 protein gives MADDLLMIVPTRGRPDSVPAILECWRQTGATADLLFAVDDDDPVLAGYREHMETIHDPRVHWVTGPRLRLCGTLNQVAVDMASRYRFLAFMGDDHRPRTVGWDERFRICLSGGPGIVYGNDLLQGETMATAVALTSDIVSTLGYMAPPSLVHLCLDLVWMDWGRGMGRITYLGDVVLEHMHPAIGKAAMDAGYQECNSSEQATADATAYYHYRDEGGLHADLEKLRALVEETA, from the coding sequence GTGGCAGACGATCTGCTGATGATTGTGCCGACCCGTGGCCGGCCTGACAGCGTCCCCGCGATCCTCGAATGCTGGCGGCAGACCGGCGCCACCGCCGACCTGCTATTCGCGGTCGATGACGACGACCCCGTGCTCGCCGGCTACCGCGAACACATGGAGACCATCCACGACCCGCGGGTCCATTGGGTGACCGGCCCGCGGCTTCGGCTGTGCGGCACACTCAATCAGGTCGCTGTCGACATGGCGTCGCGTTACCGGTTCCTCGCGTTCATGGGCGACGACCACCGCCCCCGCACGGTCGGCTGGGACGAGCGCTTCCGCATCTGCCTGTCGGGCGGACCCGGCATCGTCTACGGCAATGACCTGCTGCAAGGCGAGACGATGGCCACCGCCGTCGCCTTGACCTCGGACATCGTCAGCACCCTCGGCTACATGGCGCCCCCGTCCCTCGTCCACCTGTGCCTCGACCTGGTGTGGATGGACTGGGGCCGAGGCATGGGCCGCATCACCTACCTCGGCGACGTCGTCCTTGAGCACATGCACCCCGCCATCGGAAAGGCAGCGATGGACGCCGGCTACCAGGAGTGCAACAGCTCCGAGCAGGCCACCGCCGACGCGACCGCCTACTACCACTACCGCGACGAAGGCGGCCTCCACGCCGACCTGGAGAAGCTGCGGGCACTCGTCGAGGAGACAGCATGA
- a CDS encoding RapZ C-terminal domain-containing protein → MTIHIRITSYGTGHNDPPTGTNPLVVDTTGLHNPPDDPRVRAALTQLTGRDQHVADYVMSTPGAEALVDATRRLAERRIRNGQQTIDIHVHCYGGRHRSVTIAEQLGEQLARHGRVTINHRHIGKPILPSRKR, encoded by the coding sequence ATGACCATCCACATCCGCATAACGTCCTACGGCACCGGCCACAACGACCCGCCGACCGGCACCAACCCCCTCGTCGTCGACACCACCGGCCTGCACAACCCGCCCGACGACCCCAGGGTCCGAGCCGCCCTCACCCAACTCACCGGCCGAGACCAGCACGTCGCCGACTACGTCATGAGCACCCCCGGCGCCGAAGCGTTAGTCGACGCCACCCGACGACTCGCCGAACGGCGCATCCGCAACGGCCAACAGACCATCGACATCCACGTCCACTGCTACGGAGGCCGACACAGGTCCGTCACCATCGCCGAACAACTCGGGGAACAGCTCGCCAGGCACGGACGCGTCACCATCAACCATCGGCACATCGGGAAGCCAATTCTCCCCAGCCGGAAGCGGTAA
- a CDS encoding DUF6197 family protein codes for MTTATLPAASPTQAADAQTLIRQIEQYLATQTPRTAHRLVTKTTDQLIAEALRQPDQTPASAPTLAVPGKLLRILPDWTLTFARQLHAGTTRHITVAQHLELTALVIQQHGWARGRMRNTSGGRCILGAQYVLRQLGYGDDRTAAEAGRHLTNILAARGIQQPIHQWNDGHGRTQTEVLHLIREAANNAREIQ; via the coding sequence ATGACCACAGCCACCCTGCCGGCCGCCAGCCCCACGCAGGCAGCCGACGCCCAGACCCTGATCCGCCAGATCGAGCAGTACCTCGCCACCCAGACCCCACGCACCGCCCACCGGCTCGTCACCAAGACCACCGACCAGCTCATCGCCGAAGCCCTCAGGCAGCCCGACCAGACGCCGGCCAGCGCGCCCACGCTCGCCGTCCCCGGGAAGCTCCTGCGGATCCTCCCCGACTGGACCCTCACCTTCGCCCGCCAGCTCCACGCCGGCACCACCCGGCACATCACCGTCGCCCAACATCTCGAACTCACCGCGCTCGTCATCCAGCAGCACGGCTGGGCCCGCGGACGAATGCGGAACACCAGCGGCGGACGCTGCATCCTCGGCGCCCAGTACGTCCTCCGCCAGCTCGGCTACGGCGACGATCGCACCGCCGCCGAAGCCGGCCGCCACCTCACCAACATCCTCGCCGCCCGCGGCATCCAGCAGCCCATCCACCAGTGGAACGACGGCCATGGCCGCACCCAGACCGAAGTCCTCCACCTCATCCGCGAAGCGGCCAACAACGCCCGGGAGATTCAGTGA
- a CDS encoding pRL2-8, with amino-acid sequence MAQDPCPQCEEHAQLHRGNWLGLGDQKTPCPECEDHAKNGCPDRRKPWSWW; translated from the coding sequence ATGGCCCAGGACCCCTGCCCGCAGTGCGAAGAGCACGCTCAGCTGCACCGCGGGAACTGGCTCGGGCTCGGCGACCAGAAGACGCCGTGTCCCGAGTGCGAGGACCACGCGAAGAACGGCTGCCCCGACCGCCGCAAGCCCTGGAGCTGGTGGTAG
- a CDS encoding NUDIX hydrolase — MEVIEWTGRTACALQQALRMTNEQFASHLDVGVRTVASWHSQPEVVPKNDSQQLLDTAYERASASVIRRFSALCRPAPDAAQAQAFRVAVAVVTKDDHVLLVCRRGDDALSWQFPAGTVKPGRTGAVVAVEETRAETGVRCAVRQQLGERVHPKTGVLIEYHLADYLMGDAENLDVEENIEVAWIPRRDLTRFIPEQQIFPPILEALA, encoded by the coding sequence GTGGAAGTCATTGAGTGGACCGGCCGCACGGCGTGTGCTTTGCAGCAGGCTCTCCGAATGACCAACGAGCAGTTCGCCTCGCACCTCGACGTCGGGGTCCGCACCGTCGCTAGCTGGCACAGCCAGCCCGAGGTGGTCCCGAAGAACGATTCGCAGCAGTTGCTCGACACCGCCTACGAAAGGGCCTCTGCCTCGGTGATCCGCCGTTTTTCCGCCTTATGCCGGCCAGCCCCTGATGCTGCCCAGGCCCAGGCCTTCCGGGTCGCGGTGGCTGTGGTCACGAAGGACGACCACGTGCTCTTGGTCTGCCGTCGCGGCGACGATGCCCTGTCGTGGCAGTTCCCGGCCGGCACGGTGAAGCCCGGCCGGACCGGTGCTGTGGTGGCGGTCGAGGAGACCCGCGCGGAGACCGGCGTGCGGTGCGCGGTCCGCCAGCAACTCGGCGAGCGAGTCCACCCGAAAACCGGGGTGTTGATCGAGTACCACTTGGCCGACTATCTGATGGGCGACGCCGAGAACCTGGACGTCGAGGAGAACATCGAGGTCGCGTGGATCCCCCGTCGTGACCTGACCCGCTTCATCCCTGAACAGCAGATCTTTCCGCCCATCCTGGAGGCACTGGCGTGA
- a CDS encoding NUDIX hydrolase — protein sequence MTDTTTEQGISTAIIVYDDRVLMIRRREREGKLLWAFPGGGIEDGETAEEAAVRETAEEVDLKVEVIRSLGARVHPQTGRHMSYVACEVVGGEARVADEEELAEVAWIRLAEIPDYVPWGLFGPVQEYLDETLGGSGEDA from the coding sequence GTGACCGACACGACGACTGAGCAGGGCATCTCGACCGCGATCATCGTCTATGACGACCGTGTGCTGATGATCAGGCGGAGGGAGCGGGAAGGGAAGCTTCTGTGGGCGTTCCCGGGCGGCGGCATCGAGGATGGTGAGACCGCCGAGGAGGCCGCGGTGCGGGAGACGGCCGAGGAGGTCGACCTGAAGGTCGAGGTGATCCGCTCCCTCGGCGCACGGGTCCACCCGCAGACCGGCCGGCACATGTCCTACGTCGCCTGCGAGGTCGTCGGCGGCGAGGCCCGGGTCGCGGACGAGGAGGAGCTGGCCGAGGTCGCATGGATCCGGCTGGCGGAGATCCCCGACTACGTGCCGTGGGGGCTGTTCGGGCCGGTGCAGGAGTACCTCGACGAGACGCTCGGTGGCAGCGGGGAGGACGCGTGA
- a CDS encoding DUF6907 domain-containing protein, whose protein sequence is MTERTALYRLYDAEDRLLYIGITKNLEQRWTGHKYSATSSKWWPSVSRKVIEWHPTLEAADAAETAAIVQERPAYNRAKQPYDNPVRGPRISDEIRTLHPHLDPHSERAIRILQAEIQSGVIKPGSPMPTRNQLHERFGLSANTCGEMLQKMAARGLVHQNGRAGRYYCSRPGDDALHPPRQKPKPRTPRDEATELQAVRIDGIPVEVVERRRRSFRQSRTLLGAHLQIRPYSLDPLARQAHVNIEVGPNEVVELDVEGLGTFIDQIEAQCSALRELQIRLQKTNDHRAA, encoded by the coding sequence GTGACCGAAAGGACTGCGCTTTATCGCCTCTACGACGCCGAAGACCGCCTGCTCTACATCGGGATCACCAAGAACTTGGAGCAGCGATGGACTGGCCACAAGTATTCGGCGACCTCTTCCAAGTGGTGGCCCAGCGTGAGTCGCAAGGTCATCGAATGGCACCCGACGCTTGAGGCGGCAGATGCGGCCGAAACGGCTGCCATCGTCCAAGAGCGCCCCGCCTACAACCGGGCAAAGCAGCCGTATGACAACCCTGTCCGAGGCCCTCGAATCTCAGATGAGATCCGTACTCTGCATCCGCACCTGGACCCACATTCGGAGCGGGCGATCCGCATCCTGCAGGCCGAGATCCAGTCGGGGGTCATCAAACCAGGATCTCCCATGCCCACGAGAAACCAGCTCCACGAGCGGTTCGGCCTCTCGGCCAACACCTGCGGCGAGATGTTGCAGAAGATGGCTGCTCGCGGGCTTGTTCATCAGAACGGGCGTGCTGGACGCTACTACTGCTCACGGCCTGGCGATGACGCGCTCCATCCTCCGAGGCAGAAGCCCAAGCCGCGAACGCCTAGGGATGAAGCCACCGAACTGCAAGCGGTTCGCATTGATGGCATCCCCGTGGAAGTCGTTGAGCGCAGGCGCAGGTCCTTCCGGCAATCCAGAACTCTTCTGGGCGCCCATCTGCAGATCCGGCCCTACTCGCTAGATCCACTTGCCCGACAGGCGCACGTCAACATCGAGGTCGGGCCGAACGAGGTTGTCGAGCTGGATGTGGAAGGCCTCGGGACCTTCATTGATCAGATCGAAGCCCAGTGCAGCGCCCTCCGGGAGCTCCAGATCCGGCTCCAGAAGACCAACGACCACCGCGCCGCCTGA
- a CDS encoding IBR domain-containing protein — protein sequence MNAAEAAPACVKCHRPLWAAEIEAGRWACERCEADTAQHLRALPALYRRVNSLAALTKGSPTDAAIGSPNREAPAPLKIDVLSLTTTGGVVTELQTIEDAWRQTLGWPAGRTRHHTDIDGAVTFLINNLRWACERYEEVGQDLRLIAQLHAQLTSIDTGTPPPKTFTVYCSTEDCGGGMRVTLSTRHATCHDCGTAYSKTELGSLDSQYGPNPNKTVA from the coding sequence GTGAACGCCGCCGAAGCCGCACCCGCCTGCGTCAAGTGCCACCGCCCCCTGTGGGCCGCCGAAATCGAAGCCGGCCGCTGGGCCTGCGAACGCTGCGAAGCCGACACCGCCCAGCACCTCCGCGCCCTCCCCGCCCTCTACCGGCGCGTGAACAGCCTCGCCGCCCTCACCAAGGGCTCCCCAACCGACGCGGCGATCGGCAGCCCCAACCGAGAAGCCCCGGCCCCGTTGAAGATCGACGTACTCAGCCTCACCACTACGGGCGGCGTCGTCACCGAACTCCAGACCATCGAAGACGCCTGGCGACAGACCCTCGGCTGGCCCGCCGGCCGCACCCGCCACCACACCGACATCGACGGCGCCGTCACCTTCCTGATCAACAACCTCCGGTGGGCCTGCGAACGCTACGAAGAAGTCGGCCAAGACCTTCGCCTCATAGCCCAGCTCCACGCCCAGCTCACCAGCATCGACACCGGCACCCCGCCCCCGAAGACGTTCACTGTCTACTGCAGCACCGAGGACTGCGGCGGCGGCATGCGCGTCACCCTCAGCACTCGGCACGCCACCTGCCACGACTGCGGCACCGCCTACAGCAAGACCGAACTCGGCAGCCTCGACAGCCAGTACGGGCCCAACCCCAACAAGACCGTCGCCTAG
- a CDS encoding HNH endonuclease signature motif containing protein: protein MSNRNPVPPPGAKDRFLSRVTKTDTCWLWSGRLTKDGYGSFRFGLTNAAHRASYLLFVGPIPEGLQVDHVCHNWDESCAGGDTCQHRRCVNPAHLEAVTKRDNVLRGKTLAARAAAKTHCPKGHPYDEANTILRSNDGARVCRTCRRAYDAKRQRRQPRLHVPNPVLRMLTDHFPDEAPAAVLDRAVRAYIAQQSA from the coding sequence ATGTCCAACCGCAATCCTGTGCCGCCGCCCGGCGCCAAGGACCGCTTTCTCTCCAGGGTTACTAAGACCGACACCTGCTGGCTCTGGAGCGGAAGGCTCACGAAGGATGGTTACGGCAGCTTCAGGTTCGGGCTGACCAACGCGGCGCACAGGGCCAGCTACCTACTCTTCGTCGGGCCCATCCCCGAGGGGCTGCAAGTCGACCACGTCTGCCACAACTGGGACGAGAGCTGCGCCGGGGGCGACACCTGTCAGCACCGCCGCTGTGTGAACCCGGCGCACCTCGAGGCCGTCACCAAGCGCGACAACGTCCTCCGGGGCAAGACCCTCGCGGCAAGAGCGGCAGCCAAGACCCACTGCCCCAAGGGCCACCCCTATGACGAGGCCAACACCATCCTCCGCAGCAACGACGGTGCGCGCGTGTGTCGTACCTGCCGGAGGGCTTACGACGCGAAGCGACAGAGGCGCCAGCCACGCCTGCACGTACCGAATCCGGTCCTTCGGATGCTCACGGATCACTTCCCCGATGAAGCGCCAGCCGCAGTTCTCGACCGAGCCGTCCGCGCGTACATCGCGCAGCAGTCTGCCTAA